A segment of the Aureimonas sp. SA4125 genome:
GCGGAAACGTTCGGCCCAGGAGATCACGTTGGAAATGCCCTCGTCGAGCGACACCTTGTCCTGCCAACCAAGCTCGGTGCGCAGCTTGAAGGAGTCCAGCATATAGGCGGCGTCCTTGCCCGGGCGATCCGGACCAACGTCGACGCATTCATCGAAGGACTTGCCGAGCTTCTTCAGGATCAGTTCGACCAGTTCGCGGATCGAGACCAGTTCGTAGCCCGAGATGTGATAGGTCTCGCCGACCTTGCCCTTCAGTGCGATCTTTAGCGTCGCGTCGGACGCGTCGCGCATGTCGATGAACACCCGCACCGACTTGCCGCCGCCATCGAGCCGCAGCTTCTGGCCGGTCATCGCCGCGTAGACGGTGCGCGGAATGATCCGGTAGAGCTGCTGGCCGGGACCGTAGACGTTGGCCGCACGCGTCGAGACGGCGGGCAGTTGATAGGTGTCGACGAAGGTCTTCAGCGACATGTCGCCGGCCGCGCGCGACACCGCGTAGGGGGTCGACGGATTGAACGGCGTTTTCTCGCGCACCCAGCCCTCGGTGGAGCCGTAGACTTCTGGCGTGGTCACGTGGACGTAGCGGTCGAGGAAATCGAGCCCGCGCAGGAGCACGTGCAGCCGCACGGTGGAAACGACGTTCGTCATCATCCAGTCGTCCGGATGATCCCAACTCTGGCCGACCATCGACTGCGCGGCGAAATTGACCACATGGGTGAAGCGCTCGCGCTTCAGGAGGGCGGCAAGGGCGTCGAGATCGTAGTTGATGTCGATCTTCTCGAACCGGACCTTGCCCGGCCGCTGCTGCCACTTGTAGGGCAACTGCGCGTCGTGCGGCTCTGCCGACCGACTGGTGGCGGTGACGTCGTAACCCTGTTCCGCGAGGTAGTCGCAGAAGGTGGCGCCCGAGAAAGAATTCGAGCCGAGAACGATGAATTTCGGGTCGGCCATGGTGTCTATAGTCTCAATT
Coding sequences within it:
- a CDS encoding GDP-mannose 4,6-dehydratase → MADPKFIVLGSNSFSGATFCDYLAEQGYDVTATSRSAEPHDAQLPYKWQQRPGKVRFEKIDINYDLDALAALLKRERFTHVVNFAAQSMVGQSWDHPDDWMMTNVVSTVRLHVLLRGLDFLDRYVHVTTPEVYGSTEGWVREKTPFNPSTPYAVSRAAGDMSLKTFVDTYQLPAVSTRAANVYGPGQQLYRIIPRTVYAAMTGQKLRLDGGGKSVRVFIDMRDASDATLKIALKGKVGETYHISGYELVSIRELVELILKKLGKSFDECVDVGPDRPGKDAAYMLDSFKLRTELGWQDKVSLDEGISNVISWAERFRNDIPKLDANYIHKA